TAAGGGAGCTAAGCTTCGTGCTAACAGCAGCGAAAGCTCTGCTATCCCTGAGCCCCTGAGTAATATTAAGCTCAACTTACTAGATCCAGATAATCTCAACCAAACCAGTGACGACATCTACGCCAAGGTTTTAGAAAAAACAGCAGAACTGGGAAGTTTTTACATCCGGTTAACTGCTGTCCCTCCAGAGATATCAGCAAGACTAGAATCTCTATACCAGTCAGTAAAAGGAATTGATATAAAAAAAAATTAAGCTTAAACTCAGGCTTTACTAAGGGTTAATGCTAATTCTTGTAATTGTCTATTCTAGTTTAATAATTTAATAAACTTATGAAAACTACCGCTAACTTTATTAGTTTATTGACACGTACAACATCAATCCTGATTGTACTGCTGTTTTGCGCACTCACCCCTCAACCAAGCTATTCTCAAGGGTTGCAATCTGTCAACGGTCACGTTGCCGATTCTAATAATAACTCACAGGAAACCGAAAATAGTTCCCAAAATAGTTCAGCCAAAGGCTCACGCTTACGATTTATTCCACCAACCGATAGCGCTCCTCGAAAGAGTAATGGGTCTGGTTCACGAGGCTGGTGTGAGCAGTTACCAGGTGAATTGGTGACGCTGTTAATTCCCTCAACGGAAGTCGCTGCACAAACTATATCTGGTCATCCTAGATTTTTCTGGCATTTGTCCGAGTCTGTAGACGTACCAATGGTATTTAGGTTGGTGGACACAGTAGAACACCAGATAATATTTGAGAAAAGGATTGACTCAGGTCAGGTAGGGATTATCTCAGTAGAACTTCCGGAAAACAGTCCAGAACTGATCGCAAACCCACCAGGACTGGAGGAAGAAGACAGGAACATATACATGTGGTTTGTTACCCTAGAATGCGATCGCGAAAACCCGTCTAACAATTTCTATTATACGAGCTGGATTGAGCGGGTATCACCACCCCCAGAATTAGAGCAAAAGCTAGCAGCTGTTGGTGCAAATACCAACAGCTCGACCTCTGAGTTACTGCATCAACAAGCAATCATCTATGCCGAAGCAGGGGCTTGGTTTGATGCCCTTGATGCCATTTACGAGGCTCAAGCTGCTAATCCCAATGACTCCTCGATTCGAGCAGATTTTATCGCTTTGCTGGAGCAAGTGGGATTGAGCCGTGTGGTACAGTAGTGGATGAGTGGGTCAGAGCTGAGTTAACCCATAGTATGGGATGTTGTTGGGTTTGTTGTTTTGCGTCCGCAATATCAATCTGCTCAAACACCTCACTCCCTCTATGGTGATGGGGAGATGAGGTGATGGGGTGATGGCAGCATAGAACTATAGCAGTCCAAGAAAGTCGCGCAATTCCTCAACCAACCATCTTTTCTCAACTTTAGTAAGTGTTGAACCAAATTTGTGTTGTTGGGCTCCTTCCCAAATAGCACAGGTAATAGTTTTTTGACCTAGGAAATTAACACTACTATCCACTTCAACAAATTTAATATCTACTGTACGTCCTCTAATCTGTCCCAAGCTTAAACCAAATAACTGCCATTCTATCTTGAAGGTATATCGGTTAATTTCCAAATATATCTCACCAGCAATATCAAATATTATTCCCAATAAAACTAGCAAAATAATCCAGAATTCCAGGAAAAATACAGTCGAAAAAACAGTTACCATTGTCCCCAGCATCCAGACAGTCATCACTTTAAGTCCAGATAAGATCAAGACAGCCAATAGCAAGTTATTACCGTTTAATCCACAGGGCGGAATTTCTGCTACCAAACGCTGGTAATTTTTTGTAAAAATGATGCGACTACCAGCAGGTTGTTGCCGCTGTGGTATTATAGAACCAGACAAAGAACTGGAAATTGACTTTTTTTGCCGTAAGGCATCTATCGCTTCCTCCACAGACTGGAATCGATCTTCTACAGCTGGTTCCAGCATCTTCTCTAACCAGTCAGCAAAATGCTGTGATATCTGTACTGAACCACGAAAATCAATCTT
The sequence above is a segment of the Moorena sp. SIOASIH genome. Coding sequences within it:
- a CDS encoding DUF928 domain-containing protein, whose protein sequence is MTRTTSILIVLLFCALTPQPSYSQGLQSVNGHVADSNNNSQETENSSQNSSAKGSRLRFIPPTDSAPRKSNGSGSRGWCEQLPGELVTLLIPSTEVAAQTISGHPRFFWHLSESVDVPMVFRLVDTVEHQIIFEKRIDSGQVGIISVELPENSPELIANPPGLEEEDRNIYMWFVTLECDRENPSNNFYYTSWIERVSPPPELEQKLAAVGANTNSSTSELLHQQAIIYAEAGAWFDALDAIYEAQAANPNDSSIRADFIALLEQVGLSRVVQ